In Juglans regia cultivar Chandler chromosome 13, Walnut 2.0, whole genome shotgun sequence, the following proteins share a genomic window:
- the LOC109003203 gene encoding uncharacterized protein LOC109003203, which yields MMRRQHQDEQSRIFYELSALVLNILRSPPSPIPFSENSQPAAMTTSSSSASRRPYSAAQISPAGFASLLLGISLALMLCGSVTFFIGFILMPWVLGLVMVLYVAGIVSTVSMLGRSLLCYATAPPTPRKDVPAWKLM from the exons ATGATGAGAAGGCAGCATCAAGACGAGCAATCTAGGATCTTCTACGAGCTCTCCGCTCTGGTCCTCAACATCCTCCGATCCCCACCGTCTCCGATTCCGTTCTCCGAAAATTCTCAGCCGGCGGCGATGACGACATCGTCTTCGTCAGCCTCCCGGCGGCCTTATTCGGCGGCGCAGATCTCGCCAGCGGGGTTCGCTTCGCTGCTGCTGGGGATTTCTCTGGCCCTGATGCTCTGCGGATCGGTCACTTTCTTCATTGGCTTCATATTGATGCCATGGGTTCTCGGGCTGGTCATGGTATTGTACGTGGCCGGAATCGTCTCGACCGTCTCGATGCTCGGTCGCTCCCTTCTCTGTTACGCCACGGCACCGCCCACGCCGCGGAAGGACGTTCCTG CATGGAAACTTATGTGA